The proteins below are encoded in one region of Aquisphaera giovannonii:
- a CDS encoding TraR/DksA family transcriptional regulator, translating into MARRDALRKAINGDLDSFRKFSQVSGVGDNVDAAVDSANDEISSQLVEIESRELGHIEHALRRIAAGVYGRCEFCGGKISEARLNALPYTNSCIDCQRENERLGQHRGMDGEPQRWAKVFEKPIDDSEGDAQINLSDFEMDFSETGR; encoded by the coding sequence ATGGCTCGCCGTGACGCGCTCCGGAAGGCCATCAACGGCGACCTGGATAGTTTCCGGAAATTCTCTCAGGTCAGCGGTGTCGGTGATAATGTCGACGCGGCCGTGGACTCCGCGAATGACGAGATCAGCTCCCAGCTCGTCGAGATCGAGAGCCGCGAGCTCGGCCACATCGAGCATGCCCTCCGGCGGATCGCCGCCGGCGTGTATGGCCGTTGCGAGTTCTGCGGCGGGAAGATCTCCGAAGCCCGCCTGAATGCCCTGCCGTACACCAATAGCTGCATCGACTGCCAGCGCGAGAACGAGCGGCTGGGCCAGCATCGCGGCATGGACGGCGAGCCCCAGCGGTGGGCCAAGGTCTTCGAGAAGCCGATCGACGACAGCGAGGGCGACGCCCAGATCAATCTGAGCGACTTCGAGATGGACTTCAGCGAGACCGGCCGCTGA
- a CDS encoding RNA recognition motif domain-containing protein produces MGKKLYVGNLTYKVTSSELEQLFSQFGTVQSAQVITDRDTGRSKGFGFVEMDTEAEAQEAIRALHDQDHGGRRLTVNEARPREDRPGGGGGRGGYGGGGGGGYGGGGGGYGGGSGGYGGGGGGRGRY; encoded by the coding sequence GTGGGCAAGAAACTGTATGTGGGGAACCTGACCTACAAGGTCACGAGTTCGGAGCTTGAGCAGCTCTTCTCCCAGTTCGGCACCGTCCAGAGCGCCCAGGTCATCACCGACCGTGACACGGGCCGCAGCAAGGGCTTCGGGTTCGTCGAGATGGACACCGAGGCGGAAGCACAAGAGGCGATCCGGGCCCTCCACGACCAGGATCATGGCGGCCGTCGACTGACCGTGAACGAGGCCCGCCCCCGAGAAGATCGGCCCGGCGGCGGCGGCGGCCGTGGCGGCTACGGCGGCGGTGGCGGCGGGGGTTATGGTGGCGGCGGTGGCGGCTACGGCGGCGGGAGCGGTGGCTACGGCGGCGGTGGCGGCGGTCGCGGCCGTTATTGA
- a CDS encoding glycoside hydrolase family 127 protein: MMIALLAAACLGQLSPGGASPPPPVAYVVQPGLADRMEVLSPSQIGVGGWLGARIALNQKQRLLNVDTEPLLAGYRRKPGSHPWIGEHVGKWLHAATLAWANTGDLGLKAKLDRVAADLIACQEPDGYLGTYVPEKRFGLFEGADWDVWSHKYNLIGLLTYYQHTGNAPALSCCRKMADLLVATFPARKSIREAGTHVGMAATSVLEPIVLLYRFTGDPRYLDFARYIVKSWDEPGGAGIIASIRAGKGLNETANGKAYEMLSNLVGLCELARATGDDELVHGVLIRAWHDVVANRLYVTGSTSSREHFQPNRVLPDRPSANVGETCVTTTWIQFNLQLLRLTGDVRFANELDRSIYNHLAAAQHPGGDDWCYYTSLEGKKPYDAGITCCHSSGPRGMALAVQAAYFRAVRDGGDALVVNTLEDSRATATLGGVETTVTQSSGFPEEGVSVLTIHAARPARFGIRVRVPTWLGGISATAGGQAVEATPSQGWVELPAREWKDGDRVTLSFPFSPKLGYQGRASTPGGAFLSYGPFVLAYDEANNPGLPPASTLGLVEPTPKLTRALGPDLAFLGPVADRRGTIHRAVFVPFADAGATGGRYRVWLRMPGEPAKAANSLLGDGEEARSRPGNQDGSIVDGDPNSFVVTFDRTPSAEDWYSVALPSPARITRVVFRHGHSFHDGGWFDASKGRPKVQVRRSTEGPWETVGELATYPATTAADHAGLKDGQAFECKLVAPVAASAVRVIGTPAKGDDPGQAFSSCGELEAYGE; this comes from the coding sequence ATGATGATTGCCCTCCTCGCCGCCGCCTGCCTGGGTCAACTTTCCCCGGGAGGTGCGAGCCCCCCGCCGCCGGTCGCGTACGTCGTTCAACCCGGCCTTGCCGACCGGATGGAAGTGCTCTCGCCCTCGCAGATCGGCGTCGGGGGCTGGCTCGGAGCCCGGATCGCCCTCAATCAGAAGCAGCGGCTTTTGAATGTGGACACCGAGCCCCTGCTCGCCGGATATCGGCGGAAGCCCGGGAGTCATCCGTGGATCGGCGAGCACGTCGGGAAGTGGCTGCACGCCGCGACGCTCGCCTGGGCCAACACGGGCGACCTCGGGCTCAAGGCCAAGCTGGACCGAGTCGCCGCGGACCTGATCGCCTGCCAGGAGCCGGACGGATACCTCGGCACCTACGTGCCCGAGAAGCGGTTCGGCCTGTTCGAGGGTGCCGACTGGGATGTCTGGTCGCACAAGTACAACCTCATCGGGCTCCTGACCTATTACCAGCACACCGGCAACGCCCCCGCGCTCTCCTGCTGCCGGAAGATGGCGGACCTCCTCGTCGCGACGTTCCCCGCCAGGAAGAGCATCCGGGAGGCCGGCACCCACGTGGGGATGGCGGCGACGAGCGTCCTGGAGCCGATCGTGCTCCTCTATCGCTTCACCGGGGATCCGCGCTATCTGGATTTCGCGCGGTATATCGTCAAGTCGTGGGACGAGCCCGGCGGGGCGGGGATCATCGCGTCGATCCGGGCGGGGAAGGGGCTCAACGAGACGGCCAACGGCAAGGCCTACGAGATGCTCTCGAACCTCGTGGGGCTCTGCGAGCTCGCCAGGGCGACGGGGGATGACGAGCTCGTGCATGGCGTCCTGATCCGCGCCTGGCACGACGTCGTCGCCAATCGCCTCTACGTCACCGGGAGCACGAGCTCCCGAGAGCATTTCCAGCCGAACCGGGTCCTCCCCGACCGGCCCTCCGCCAACGTGGGCGAGACCTGCGTGACGACGACCTGGATCCAGTTCAACCTCCAGTTGCTCCGGCTCACGGGGGACGTGCGCTTCGCGAACGAGCTGGATCGATCGATCTACAATCACCTGGCCGCGGCCCAGCATCCCGGCGGGGACGACTGGTGCTACTACACGTCCCTCGAGGGGAAGAAGCCCTACGACGCGGGGATCACCTGCTGCCACTCGAGCGGGCCGCGGGGCATGGCCCTCGCCGTGCAGGCGGCCTACTTCCGGGCGGTTCGCGACGGCGGCGACGCCCTGGTCGTGAACACGCTCGAAGACTCGCGGGCGACGGCGACGCTCGGCGGGGTCGAGACCACCGTCACGCAGTCGAGCGGCTTCCCCGAAGAGGGGGTCTCCGTGCTGACGATCCACGCGGCCCGTCCCGCCCGCTTCGGGATCCGGGTCCGCGTACCGACCTGGCTGGGCGGCATCTCGGCCACCGCGGGCGGGCAGGCCGTCGAGGCCACACCCTCCCAGGGTTGGGTCGAACTCCCGGCCAGGGAATGGAAGGACGGGGATCGGGTCACCCTGAGCTTCCCCTTCTCCCCGAAGCTCGGATATCAAGGTCGGGCCTCCACCCCGGGCGGGGCCTTCCTTTCCTACGGCCCGTTCGTGCTGGCCTACGACGAGGCGAACAACCCCGGGCTGCCCCCCGCCTCGACGCTCGGCCTTGTCGAGCCGACACCGAAGTTGACGCGGGCCCTCGGCCCCGACCTGGCCTTCCTCGGCCCCGTCGCCGACCGCCGGGGGACGATCCACCGGGCGGTCTTCGTCCCGTTCGCCGACGCGGGCGCGACGGGCGGCCGGTATCGGGTCTGGCTCCGCATGCCGGGCGAGCCGGCGAAGGCGGCGAACTCCCTCCTGGGAGACGGGGAGGAGGCGAGGTCCCGGCCGGGCAATCAGGACGGCTCGATCGTGGACGGCGACCCGAACAGCTTCGTCGTCACCTTCGACCGGACCCCGTCCGCGGAAGATTGGTATTCCGTCGCGCTGCCCTCGCCCGCGAGAATTACCCGGGTCGTCTTCCGCCACGGGCACAGCTTCCACGACGGCGGTTGGTTCGACGCGAGCAAGGGCCGGCCGAAGGTGCAGGTCCGCCGCTCGACTGAGGGCCCGTGGGAGACGGTCGGCGAGCTGGCCACCTATCCCGCGACGACCGCGGCCGACCACGCCGGCCTGAAGGACGGCCAGGCCTTCGAATGCAAGCTCGTGGCGCCGGTGGCCGCCTCGGCCGTCCGCGTCATCGGCACGCCCGCGAAGGGAGACGACCCCGGGCAGGCGTTCTCGTCATGCGGGGAGCTGGAGGCCTACGGGGAGTGA
- a CDS encoding GNAT family N-acetyltransferase, which yields MTIDPAAPGLIVRDARPADRPVIVEFNRRLALETEHKRLDAEVLDRGVARALAEPDRLRYWVAEAAMPEGPRIVGQTAITREWSDWRDGWIWWLQSVYVDADHRGRGVFKALFRHLRAEALAAPDVIGVRLYVENGNAQAQRTYEALGMRPGGYSVLEELWIHGARPSR from the coding sequence GTGACCATCGACCCCGCGGCCCCCGGGCTGATCGTCCGCGATGCGAGGCCGGCCGACCGCCCCGTGATCGTCGAGTTCAACCGCCGGCTCGCGCTCGAGACCGAGCACAAGCGGCTCGACGCGGAGGTCCTCGACCGGGGGGTGGCCCGCGCCCTGGCCGAGCCCGACCGGCTCCGCTACTGGGTCGCGGAGGCGGCGATGCCGGAGGGCCCGCGGATCGTCGGCCAGACGGCGATCACCCGGGAGTGGAGCGACTGGCGGGACGGCTGGATCTGGTGGCTCCAGAGCGTTTACGTCGACGCCGATCATCGCGGCCGCGGCGTCTTCAAGGCCCTCTTCCGTCACCTCCGCGCCGAAGCCCTCGCCGCGCCGGACGTCATCGGCGTGCGGCTTTACGTGGAGAACGGCAACGCCCAGGCCCAGCGGACCTACGAGGCCCTCGGGATGCGGCCCGGCGGCTACTCGGTCCTGGAAGAGCTCTGGATCCACGGGGCCCGCCCGTCCCGCTAG
- a CDS encoding rhomboid family intramembrane serine protease: protein MGIYDREYYRGEGGGSGWFGGVSPWCNTLIVINCAVFLLTQSLNQESDFVRHWLMATPEGIFHQGKVWELWTATFLHGNIWHLVFNMLFLWFVGREMESLLGGRDFLAFYLASAGVSTLAWAAIHELGPLGGRSVPMLGASGAVTAVVTLFTLYYPRREILLFFILPMPMWVALAIYLFFPLFQPSRDVAYESHLAGAAFAFAFKQFDLRWSRLVGGRFRRPRLRIVKPVPVEQPRSRPSGVTRSSGEGHMPRPSSAAVITEEQLDARLDEVLAKIAREGRSGLTEEENRILQEASRRARSKRSDRL, encoded by the coding sequence ATGGGTATCTATGACCGCGAGTACTATCGTGGTGAGGGAGGAGGGTCGGGCTGGTTCGGCGGCGTGTCCCCGTGGTGCAACACCCTAATCGTCATCAACTGCGCGGTGTTCCTCCTCACGCAGTCGCTCAACCAGGAGTCGGATTTCGTCCGCCACTGGCTGATGGCCACCCCCGAGGGGATCTTCCATCAGGGGAAGGTCTGGGAGCTCTGGACGGCGACGTTCCTCCACGGCAACATCTGGCACCTCGTCTTCAACATGCTCTTCCTCTGGTTCGTCGGGCGCGAGATGGAATCGCTCCTGGGCGGCCGCGACTTCCTGGCCTTCTACCTCGCGTCGGCCGGCGTGAGCACGCTCGCGTGGGCGGCCATCCACGAGCTGGGGCCGTTGGGCGGGCGCTCCGTGCCCATGCTCGGGGCCTCCGGCGCGGTGACGGCGGTCGTGACCCTTTTCACCCTCTACTATCCGCGGCGCGAAATCCTGCTCTTCTTCATCCTGCCCATGCCCATGTGGGTGGCCCTGGCGATCTACCTCTTCTTCCCCCTCTTCCAGCCGTCCCGCGACGTCGCTTACGAGTCGCACCTCGCCGGCGCGGCCTTCGCCTTCGCGTTCAAGCAGTTCGACCTGCGATGGTCCCGCCTGGTGGGCGGGCGATTCCGACGCCCCAGGCTCCGGATCGTCAAGCCCGTCCCCGTCGAGCAGCCCCGCTCGCGGCCGTCCGGCGTGACCCGGTCGTCGGGCGAAGGGCACATGCCGAGGCCGTCCTCCGCGGCGGTCATCACGGAGGAGCAGCTCGACGCCCGCCTCGACGAGGTGCTCGCCAAGATCGCCCGCGAAGGCCGGTCCGGCCTGACCGAGGAGGAGAACCGGATTCTCCAGGAGGCCAGCCGTCGGGCCCGCAGCAAGCGGAGCGATCGGCTGTGA
- a CDS encoding STAS domain-containing protein: MSTRKPNPEDAFTIERHGDITVIVATPALERLKFGLEEQAAELILRPLEREEDPLIIFDLGRVDFFGSMFLALLIRCWKLALSRGGSMALCGVTPRTRELLRITSLDIVWPLYATRQEAIEAFELD; this comes from the coding sequence ATGAGCACCAGGAAGCCGAATCCCGAAGACGCCTTCACCATCGAGCGGCATGGCGACATCACCGTGATCGTCGCGACCCCCGCGCTCGAACGGCTGAAATTCGGCCTCGAGGAGCAGGCCGCGGAACTCATCCTCAGGCCGCTGGAGCGGGAGGAAGACCCGCTCATCATCTTCGACCTCGGCCGCGTGGACTTCTTCGGCTCGATGTTCCTGGCCCTCCTCATCCGCTGCTGGAAACTCGCGCTGTCGCGGGGCGGGTCGATGGCCCTCTGCGGCGTGACCCCCAGGACGCGCGAGCTTCTCCGGATCACGTCGCTGGACATCGTCTGGCCGCTCTACGCGACCCGCCAGGAGGCCATCGAGGCCTTCGAGCTCGACTGA
- a CDS encoding DUF4058 family protein, with the protein MPCPFPGMDPYIEALGLWEGFHAPMITRCADLLNLHLPGDYVAQIETRVAVVSLDEPPGIRVPDLLIGKRRGVSQPAVLPTDGGGSVATLEPVTVPLARGSVEIRQRWIEIKQLPDLELVTVIEILSPTNKAGDGRSEYVRKRDALLDRPINLVEVDLLLYGAPPPMGKTLPRGLYHAIVARAEGRPNAQVYSWGVRQPLPSIPIPLRSPTPDVNLGLAEAFELTYRLGRFDMIVRHDGSLPEWLPLDPADREWAEAIGR; encoded by the coding sequence ATGCCTTGCCCGTTCCCCGGCATGGACCCGTACATCGAGGCGCTCGGGCTCTGGGAGGGTTTCCATGCGCCGATGATCACCCGATGCGCCGATCTGCTGAATCTGCACCTGCCCGGCGACTACGTCGCCCAGATCGAGACGCGAGTCGCGGTGGTCAGCCTGGATGAGCCCCCTGGCATCAGGGTACCGGACTTGCTGATCGGGAAGAGGCGAGGCGTATCCCAGCCTGCCGTGCTCCCCACGGATGGTGGGGGGAGCGTGGCGACGCTCGAACCGGTCACCGTCCCTCTGGCCAGGGGGTCGGTCGAGATCCGCCAACGCTGGATCGAGATCAAGCAGCTCCCCGACCTCGAACTGGTCACGGTCATCGAGATCCTCTCTCCGACGAACAAGGCCGGTGACGGCCGGTCGGAATACGTCCGGAAGCGAGACGCCCTGCTCGACCGCCCCATCAACCTCGTCGAGGTCGACCTGCTCCTCTACGGCGCACCGCCGCCCATGGGGAAGACGCTACCCCGCGGCCTCTATCACGCGATCGTGGCGCGAGCCGAAGGGCGGCCGAACGCCCAGGTCTATTCCTGGGGAGTGCGTCAGCCCCTCCCCTCCATCCCGATCCCGCTCCGCAGCCCCACCCCCGATGTGAATCTCGGCCTCGCCGAAGCCTTCGAGCTCACCTACCGCCTCGGCCGGTTCGACATGATCGTCCGGCACGACGGGTCCCTGCCCGAGTGGCTCCCCCTCGACCCCGCGGACCGCGAGTGGGCCGAGGCCATCGGTCGGTAG
- a CDS encoding fumarate hydratase, producing the protein MPEFAYQDPFPLESDSTRYRHLGSELVSTASFEGEEILKVKPEALTLLAREALRDVSFLYRASHLEEVAAILDDPEASPNDRGVAIALLRNAAVASGFQLPMCQDTGTAIVIGKKGQKVWTGVKDEEWISRGIYETYQKENLRYSQTIPVSMYEEINSGTNLPAQVDLFATPGDSYSFLFVAKGGGSANKSYLFQETKALLNPASLEKFLKEKLRSLGTAACPPYHLAVVIGGTSAEATMKTVKLASAHYLDGLPTSGNRLGRAFRDPEMEAKVMEIARKSGIGAQFGGKYFALDARVIRLPRHGASCPVGLGVSCSADRNIKARIDRDGIWLEELERDPARFIPPQYRSGLGQEHGVKVDLNRPMPEILGELTKYPISTPLKLSGTIIVARDIAHAKIKERLDRGEGMPQYLKDHPVYYAGPAKTPEGLPSGSFGPTTAGRMDSYVDLFQDNGGSMVMIAKGNRSKAVTDACMKHGGFYLGSIGGPAAILAKENIRKVELLEYPELGMEAVYKIEVVDFPAFILVDDKGNDFFQQLPVLA; encoded by the coding sequence ATGCCCGAATTCGCCTATCAGGATCCGTTCCCCCTCGAATCGGACTCGACCCGCTATCGCCACCTCGGATCGGAGCTCGTCTCGACCGCGAGCTTCGAGGGCGAGGAGATCCTCAAGGTCAAGCCGGAGGCCCTGACGCTGCTCGCCCGCGAGGCGCTCCGGGACGTCTCGTTCCTGTACCGGGCCTCCCACCTGGAGGAAGTCGCCGCGATCCTCGACGATCCGGAGGCGTCGCCGAACGACAGGGGCGTCGCGATCGCCCTGCTCCGGAACGCCGCGGTCGCCTCGGGGTTCCAGCTCCCGATGTGCCAGGACACCGGCACGGCCATCGTGATCGGCAAGAAGGGCCAGAAGGTCTGGACGGGCGTCAAGGACGAGGAATGGATCTCGAGGGGGATCTACGAGACCTATCAGAAGGAGAACCTCCGCTACTCGCAGACGATCCCCGTCTCGATGTACGAGGAGATCAACTCGGGCACGAACCTCCCCGCCCAGGTCGACCTCTTCGCGACGCCCGGGGACAGCTATTCGTTCCTCTTCGTGGCCAAGGGCGGCGGCTCGGCGAACAAGTCGTACCTGTTCCAGGAGACCAAGGCCCTCCTCAACCCGGCGAGCCTGGAGAAATTCCTCAAGGAGAAGCTGCGGTCCCTGGGAACCGCCGCCTGCCCCCCCTATCACCTGGCCGTGGTCATCGGCGGGACCTCCGCCGAGGCGACGATGAAGACGGTGAAGCTCGCGAGCGCGCATTACCTCGACGGGCTGCCGACCTCCGGCAACAGGCTCGGCCGGGCCTTCCGCGACCCGGAGATGGAAGCGAAGGTGATGGAGATCGCCCGCAAGAGCGGGATCGGCGCCCAGTTCGGGGGCAAGTACTTCGCGCTCGATGCCCGGGTGATCCGACTGCCCCGCCACGGCGCGAGCTGCCCGGTGGGCCTGGGCGTCTCCTGCTCGGCCGACCGGAACATCAAGGCGAGGATCGACAGGGACGGCATCTGGCTCGAGGAACTGGAACGCGACCCGGCCCGGTTCATCCCCCCCCAATATCGCTCCGGCCTGGGCCAGGAGCACGGCGTGAAGGTGGACCTCAACCGGCCGATGCCGGAGATCCTGGGCGAGCTGACGAAGTACCCGATCTCGACCCCTTTGAAGCTGAGCGGCACGATCATCGTCGCGCGCGACATTGCGCACGCGAAGATCAAGGAGCGGCTCGACAGGGGCGAGGGGATGCCGCAGTACCTGAAGGACCACCCGGTCTACTACGCCGGCCCGGCGAAGACCCCCGAGGGCTTGCCATCGGGCTCGTTCGGCCCGACCACGGCCGGGCGGATGGACAGCTACGTGGACCTCTTCCAGGACAACGGCGGGTCGATGGTGATGATCGCCAAGGGGAACCGCTCCAAGGCCGTGACCGACGCCTGCATGAAGCACGGCGGCTTCTACCTCGGCTCGATCGGTGGCCCCGCCGCGATCCTCGCCAAGGAGAACATCAGGAAGGTCGAGCTCCTCGAGTACCCCGAGCTCGGCATGGAGGCCGTCTACAAGATCGAGGTCGTCGACTTCCCGGCATTCATCCTCGTCGACGACAAGGGGAACGACTTCTTCCAGCAGTTGCCGGTGCTGGCCTGA
- a CDS encoding DOMON domain-containing protein, with product MSKALLPQAFWFRLAASAPFVEAMPRPGGQGPLLDLPAACTLPDLGALEGRSSWASVRVAWNQHGLGVAVLAEGRSKQPDRPEGFADIHLWVDTRDTRNVSRATRFCHRFSARLVLRPDRKTLDVDIGQRAIARALADAPICDPSDLSNRATVAKGGWGFEVFLPAKVLHGFDPENNSRLGFAYQVSDHEREDQFLGVGRDFPLGENPGLWATLELKP from the coding sequence ATGTCCAAGGCCCTGCTGCCCCAGGCGTTCTGGTTCCGGCTCGCCGCCTCCGCGCCGTTCGTCGAGGCGATGCCGCGGCCCGGGGGCCAGGGCCCGCTCCTGGACCTGCCCGCGGCCTGCACCCTGCCCGACCTCGGGGCGCTCGAGGGCCGGTCGTCGTGGGCCTCGGTGCGGGTGGCCTGGAACCAGCATGGGCTGGGCGTCGCCGTGCTCGCCGAGGGCAGGTCGAAGCAGCCCGACCGGCCCGAGGGCTTCGCCGACATCCACCTGTGGGTCGACACCCGGGACACCCGCAACGTGAGCCGCGCGACGCGGTTCTGCCACCGGTTCTCGGCCCGGCTGGTGCTCCGGCCGGATCGCAAGACCCTGGACGTCGACATCGGCCAGCGGGCCATCGCCCGGGCCCTGGCGGACGCGCCGATCTGCGACCCGTCCGACCTGTCCAACCGGGCGACCGTCGCGAAGGGGGGCTGGGGCTTCGAGGTCTTCCTGCCGGCGAAGGTGCTCCACGGCTTCGACCCGGAGAACAACAGCCGGCTCGGCTTCGCCTACCAGGTGAGCGACCACGAGCGTGAGGACCAGTTCCTGGGCGTGGGCCGGGATTTCCCCCTCGGCGAGAACCCCGGCCTGTGGGCCACGCTCGAGCTGAAGCCGTGA
- the ribH gene encoding 6,7-dimethyl-8-ribityllumazine synthase, which produces MAILEGDFSPPEGRFAVVAARFNKLVTDALWAGCRDAFVRHGVAEDRLDLVWVPGSFEIPLVARRLAASGRYAAVVCLGCVIRGETGHYDHVAGQASAGVLQAGLATDVPVIFGILTTETVDQALDRAGLKAGNKGADAALAAIEMVNLLGRLP; this is translated from the coding sequence ATGGCGATCCTGGAAGGCGATTTCTCCCCCCCCGAGGGGCGGTTCGCGGTCGTCGCGGCCCGCTTCAACAAGCTGGTGACCGATGCGCTGTGGGCCGGCTGCCGCGACGCGTTCGTCCGCCACGGTGTGGCCGAGGACCGGCTGGACCTCGTCTGGGTCCCCGGCTCGTTTGAGATCCCGCTGGTGGCGCGGCGGCTCGCCGCCTCCGGCCGTTACGCGGCGGTCGTCTGCCTCGGCTGCGTGATCCGCGGCGAGACCGGCCACTACGACCACGTCGCGGGCCAGGCCTCCGCCGGCGTCTTGCAGGCCGGGCTGGCGACGGACGTCCCGGTCATCTTCGGCATCCTCACGACCGAGACCGTGGACCAGGCCCTCGATCGCGCGGGGCTCAAGGCCGGCAACAAGGGGGCCGACGCCGCGCTCGCGGCGATCGAGATGGTCAACCTGCTGGGCCGGCTGCCCTGA
- the rho gene encoding transcription termination factor Rho, with product MANETRPRREGTGTSRIRKSSTPPPPPAAEDAPATAPAAPAFSGPAETPAPSTESAPSYRDRTPREPYREEGPADREPIRFIREREPIRERVEREREPGVGLSIRERLARERDRDRDRDSGPAHHDGIPLNRDRDRDRDREPRPVARVRDAEPAAPPEPRDRYDREPSFNSRDRDYAPAPRAERTPPPPPFQGDLPVEEFPDVDDEDIFGDAAIHDRYEDIKRGEIHLTELQKMTMPQLIRTAKTEGIAEYMGLKKQDLIFKILKERVKQNGLMYGEGTLEVLPDGFGFLRSPDYNYLPCPDDIYVSPSQIRRFGLKTGAIVSGQIRPPKENERYFALLRVEAINFEDPDKLSEKVGFDDLTPLHPQGRIRLETASEEINMRVVDLVTPIGFGQRGVIVAPPRTGKTILLQKIANSVLTNHPDAYVMVLLIDERPEEVTDMERSVKGPTAEVISSTFDEPASRHIQVAEMVIEKAKRMVEFGKDVVILLDSITRLARAYNTEAPHSGKILTGGIDASALQKPKRFFGAARKIEEAGSLTILATALVDTGSRMDDVIFEEFKGTGNMELHLDRRLVDKRVWPAIDVNKSGTRREELLMDAEELRRVWILRRVLNDMNPVEAMELLTGRMKKSKTNAEFLMAMNLT from the coding sequence ATGGCCAACGAGACCCGTCCTCGCCGGGAGGGCACCGGAACCTCCCGCATCCGCAAGTCCAGCACCCCGCCCCCGCCCCCCGCCGCCGAGGACGCTCCCGCCACGGCGCCCGCCGCTCCGGCCTTCTCCGGCCCCGCCGAGACCCCGGCCCCGTCGACCGAGTCCGCCCCCTCCTATCGCGACCGCACGCCGCGGGAGCCCTATCGCGAGGAAGGCCCCGCCGACCGCGAGCCGATCCGCTTCATCCGCGAGCGCGAGCCGATCCGCGAGCGCGTCGAGCGGGAGCGCGAGCCCGGCGTCGGGCTCTCAATCCGCGAGCGCCTGGCCCGCGAGCGCGACCGGGATCGCGATCGCGACTCCGGCCCGGCCCACCACGACGGCATCCCCCTGAACCGCGATCGGGATCGGGACCGCGACCGCGAACCCCGCCCCGTGGCCCGCGTGCGCGACGCCGAGCCCGCGGCGCCCCCGGAGCCCCGCGACCGATACGACCGCGAGCCCTCGTTCAACAGCCGCGACCGCGACTACGCCCCGGCACCCCGCGCCGAGCGGACGCCGCCGCCCCCGCCGTTCCAGGGCGACCTGCCGGTCGAGGAGTTCCCCGACGTCGATGACGAGGACATCTTCGGCGACGCGGCGATCCACGACCGCTACGAGGACATCAAGCGCGGCGAGATCCACCTCACCGAGCTGCAGAAGATGACGATGCCCCAGCTCATCCGCACGGCGAAGACCGAGGGCATCGCCGAGTACATGGGCCTGAAGAAGCAGGACCTCATCTTCAAGATCCTCAAGGAGCGGGTGAAGCAGAACGGCCTGATGTACGGCGAGGGCACCCTGGAGGTCCTCCCCGACGGCTTCGGCTTCCTCCGCAGCCCGGACTACAACTACCTCCCCTGCCCCGACGACATCTACGTCTCGCCCAGCCAGATCCGCCGCTTCGGCCTGAAGACCGGGGCCATCGTCTCCGGCCAGATCCGCCCGCCCAAGGAGAACGAGCGCTACTTCGCGCTGCTCCGCGTCGAGGCGATCAACTTCGAGGACCCCGACAAGCTCAGCGAGAAGGTCGGCTTCGACGACCTCACCCCGCTGCACCCGCAGGGCCGGATCCGCCTGGAGACGGCCAGCGAGGAGATCAACATGCGGGTGGTGGACCTCGTCACCCCGATCGGCTTCGGCCAGCGCGGGGTGATCGTCGCCCCGCCGCGGACCGGCAAGACGATCCTCCTCCAGAAGATCGCCAACAGCGTCCTGACGAACCACCCGGACGCCTACGTGATGGTCCTGCTCATCGACGAGCGGCCCGAGGAGGTGACCGACATGGAGCGGTCCGTCAAGGGCCCGACCGCCGAGGTCATCAGCTCCACCTTCGACGAGCCCGCCTCGCGGCACATCCAGGTCGCCGAGATGGTCATCGAGAAGGCCAAGCGGATGGTCGAGTTCGGCAAGGACGTGGTGATCCTGCTCGACTCCATCACCCGGCTGGCGCGGGCCTACAACACGGAGGCCCCGCACTCCGGCAAGATCCTCACCGGCGGCATCGACGCCTCGGCCCTGCAGAAGCCCAAGCGATTCTTCGGCGCGGCCCGGAAGATCGAGGAGGCCGGCTCGCTGACCATCCTGGCCACCGCCCTGGTGGACACCGGCAGCCGGATGGACGACGTGATCTTCGAGGAGTTCAAGGGCACCGGCAACATGGAGCTGCACCTCGACCGGCGGCTCGTGGACAAGCGGGTCTGGCCGGCGATCGACGTCAACAAGTCGGGCACGCGCCGCGAGGAGCTGCTCATGGACGCCGAGGAGCTGCGGCGGGTCTGGATCCTCCGCCGGGTCCTCAACGACATGAACCCGGTCGAGGCCATGGAGCTGCTCACCGGGCGCATGAAGAAGTCGAAGACGAACGCCGAGTTCCTCATGGCCATGAACCTGACCTGA